A genomic window from Salvelinus sp. IW2-2015 unplaced genomic scaffold, ASM291031v2 Un_scaffold4254, whole genome shotgun sequence includes:
- the tmem169b gene encoding LOW QUALITY PROTEIN: transmembrane protein 169 (The sequence of the model RefSeq protein was modified relative to this genomic sequence to represent the inferred CDS: inserted 3 bases in 3 codons) — protein MAQAEPQPSGGSSPQLISLQSEMSEASGNHVEVGSANRRKRRRKEPRPESIIVYRSXNERGPGEEQGGEEGXAERSTEEGAKFLXTPTGEGGWSDRSMPPDSRYVTLTGTITRGKKKGQVVDIHVTLTERELRDMALSKERLDAECERGQGPKCSCGLGFFQGPHVILWSLLCAPLVFLIAFITSFYYGTLTWYNVFLVYNEERTFWQKITICPCLIIFYPMLIMPMALSLALYSTLAQVSWAFSEWWLSVRDLEKGFCGWACGKLGLEDCSPYSIVELLDSDNFSGSMQGNNKAPGEDAQTSSV, from the exons ATGGCCCAGGCGGAGCCCCAGCCCAGTGGGGGTAGCAGCCCCCAGCTCATCTCCCTCCAGTCGGAGATGTCAGAGGCATCAGGGAACCACGTAGAGGTGGGCTCCGCCAaccggaggaagaggaggaggaaggagcccAGACCTGAGTCCATCATTGTGTATCGCT GCAATGAGAGGGGGCCCGGGGAGGagcaagggggagaggagg gtgccGAGAGGAGCACGGAGGAGGGGGCCAAGTTCC ACACACCCACCGGCGAAG GAGGCTGGAGCGACAGGAGCATGCCCCCAGACAGCCGTTATGTGACCTTGACCGGCACCATCACCAGGGGGAAGAAGAAGGGTCAGGTGGTGGACATCCACGTTACTCTAACAGAGAGAGAACTCCGGGACATGGCCCTCTCTAAAGAACGTCTGGACGCTGAGTGTGAGAGGGGCCAGGGCCCCAAGTGTTCCTGTGGCTTGGGGTTCTTTCAGGGCCCCCATGTGATCCTCTGGAGCCTATTGTGTGCTCCTTTAGTATTCCTTATCGCCTTCATCACGTCGTTTTACTATGGAACGCTCACCTGGTACAACGTGTTCCTGGTCTACAACGAGGAGAGAACATTCTGGCARAAGATCACCATCTGCCCCTGCCTCATCATCTTCTACCCCATGCTGATCATGCCCATGGCTCTGTCCCTGGCTCTGTACTCCACCCTGGCGCAGGTGTCCTGGGCCTTTAGTGAGTGGTGGCTGTCTGTCCGCGACCTGGAGAAGGGGTTCTGTGGCTGGGCCTGTGGGAAGCTGGGGCTGGAGGACTGTTCTCCGTATAGTATCGTGGAGCTGCTGGACTCTGACAACTTCTCAGGGAGCATGCAAGGGAATAACAAGGCCCCCGGCGAGGATGCTCAGACGTCCTCTGTGTGA